The following are encoded in a window of Haliotis asinina isolate JCU_RB_2024 chromosome 14, JCU_Hal_asi_v2, whole genome shotgun sequence genomic DNA:
- the LOC137260976 gene encoding di-N-acetylchitobiase-like, giving the protein MERLVTHAVVSLMLMSTVSTTCPCTDPEWCKPITNTSRKEVFMFSLHDKASSWSRFDWTRATTVVMVGYVSPHLMCFAHQHNARVVIIANYPTADLTNSSKRQAWVSQQLATVRDNYLDGINIDFESAILKDQVDVRDGYTSLVKETYQAFKSALPYSQVTVDVAWSPACIDLRCYDYRGLAQYTDFLFVMSYDEQSQIQGECIAKANSGYAKTLTGLQGYLKIEEISPSRLVLGMPWYGYQYPCLQLTQDDKCFIKHVPFRGVNCSDASGTQRDFSAVYPLLLSSGAKRIWDNVTQTPHFTYKDPSTGITNQYQYDDPESIAIKCDMAETLGLRGVGIWNADSVDYSNTTEANKIRQWMWGALPQYPRW; this is encoded by the exons ATGGAACGTCTTGTTACCCATGCCGTGGTGTCCTTGATGTTGATGTCGACAGTCAGCACTACGTGTCCATGCACCGACCCGGAATGGTGCAAACCCATCACCAACACATCGCGTAAAGAA GTGTTTATGTTTTCCCTGCATGACAAGGCCAGCAGCTGGAGCAGGTTTGATTGGACGAGGGCCACCACGGTGGTCATGGTGGGTTATGTCAGTCCACACCTCATGTGCTTCGCCCACCAGCATAATGCCAGGGTGGTCATCATAG CTAACTATCCAACAGCAGACCTCACAAACTCAAGCAAGAGACAAGCTTGGGTCAGTCAGCAACTGGCCACTGTCCGAGATAACTACCTGGATGGAATCAACATTGATTTTGAGAGTGCCATACTCAAGGACCAAGTGGACGTCCGTGACGGATATACAAGTCTTGTCAAGGAGACCTACCAAGCCTTCAAGTCAGCCTTGCCTTACTCTCAG GTCACAGTGGATGTTGCATGGAGCCCAGCATGCATCGACCTTCGTTGCTATGACTACAGAGGCTTAGCCCAGTACACAGACTTTCTGTTTGTCATGTCGTATGATGAACAGAGTCAGATCCAGGGAGAATGCATTGCCAAGGCCAACTCAGGCTATGCTAAAACCTTGACAG GTTTGCAGGGTTACCTGAAGATAGAAGAAATCTCACCATCACGTCTTGTTCTCGGGATGCCATGGTACGGCTACCAGTACCCATGTCTCCAGCTCACACAG GATGACAAGTGTTTCATCAAACATGTTCCATTCCGAGGGGTCAACTGCAGCGATGCTTCGGGCACGCAGAGAGACTTCAGTGCAGTCTACCCCCTCCTGCTGAGCTCTGGGGCAAAGAGGATCTGGGACAATGTGACGCAAACGCCACACTTTACTTACAAG GATCCGTCCACAGGAATCACGAACCAGTACCAGTATGATGATCCAGAGAGCATTGCCATCAAGTGTGACATGGCGGAGACACTTGGTTTACGTGGCGTTGGAATATGGAACGCTGACTCAGTTGATTACAGCAACACAACAGAAGCGAACAAGATCAGACAGTGGATGTGGGGAGCACTGCCTCAGTACCCACGCTGGTAG